In Miniphocaeibacter halophilus, the following proteins share a genomic window:
- a CDS encoding phosphatase PAP2 family protein, whose product MTILGDVETYFIIFVPVSIYLLFKRDYKELITILFAILLAVVTMKVFKNIFQRIRPEEFFVVQQGGFSYPSGHSITSAATYWTILKILKTKNINIVILSVFLVIPFLVGFSRLVLGVHWPTDVVFGLLLGYSISIISIILYNKLRVKNE is encoded by the coding sequence ATGACAATTTTAGGTGATGTAGAAACCTATTTTATTATCTTTGTACCTGTATCAATATATTTATTATTTAAAAGAGATTATAAAGAATTAATTACTATTTTGTTTGCCATATTATTAGCTGTAGTAACAATGAAGGTTTTTAAAAATATTTTTCAAAGAATAAGGCCAGAGGAGTTTTTTGTTGTACAGCAAGGTGGATTTAGCTATCCTAGTGGTCATTCTATAACAAGTGCTGCAACTTATTGGACTATTTTAAAAATTTTAAAAACAAAAAATATTAACATCGTTATTTTAAGTGTTTTTTTAGTAATTCCATTTTTAGTAGGTTTCAGTAGATTGGTTTTAGGAGTACATTGGCCTACAGATGTTGTTTTTGGTTTATTACTAGGATACTCTATATCAATAATAAGTATTATTTTATACAATAAATTAAGGGTGAAAAATGAATGA
- a CDS encoding phosphatase PAP2 family protein, whose translation MNDNFILILTIAILVLVLLFGKILMKSKGFTIDLKVRAFFYKNATKQFKHMMNMITTLANVETILIISIPILFYLISEKMLDKATAIILSVFFSVGISQILKFLFRVSRPTKSQEFKYIGYSFPSGHSTVGMAYYLTLAYILAGGLDGYTEIVFIGLILGILIGFSRLVLGVHWFTDVTVGLILGLLCSWWVIKIYSTGYYINWLFN comes from the coding sequence ATGAATGATAATTTTATTTTAATTTTAACAATAGCTATTTTAGTTTTAGTTCTTTTATTTGGTAAAATATTAATGAAAAGTAAAGGATTTACAATAGATTTAAAAGTCAGAGCATTTTTTTATAAAAATGCAACTAAGCAATTTAAACATATGATGAATATGATTACAACATTGGCTAATGTTGAAACAATATTAATTATTTCCATACCAATCTTGTTTTATTTAATTTCAGAAAAAATGCTGGATAAAGCTACAGCCATAATTTTATCGGTGTTTTTTTCAGTAGGAATTAGTCAAATATTGAAATTTCTCTTTAGAGTTAGTAGACCAACTAAATCTCAGGAATTTAAATATATTGGATATTCTTTTCCAAGTGGTCATTCTACAGTAGGAATGGCATACTATTTAACATTAGCCTATATTCTTGCTGGTGGTTTAGATGGTTATACAGAAATAGTTTTTATAGGATTAATTCTAGGTATTTTAATAGGTTTTAGTAGATTGGTTTTAGGTGTACATTGGTTTACAGATGTTACAGTAGGATTAATTCTAGGTCTATTATGTAGCTGGTGGGTAATAAAAATATATAGTACAGGATATTATATTAATTGGTTATTTAATTGA
- the cdaA gene encoding diadenylate cyclase CdaA, which translates to MTDSLNNFLSFVSTIRVQDIIDILIVAVAIYKIYILIKETRAEQLMKGILAIFFFSILSDILNLYTISWILKKAWTAGFVLIIVVFQPELRRMLEYIGTSNIFKKSFVDLQYEVAKHNSTEVTRAVASLSRQKIGALIVFERRTGLNEVIETGTLLNAVISSELLINIFIPNTPLHDGAVIIRESTIKAASCFLPMSENQSISKELGTRHRAALGISEKSDSLSVVVSEETGTISIAEKGELQRYIDVETLEDILMNFYSVNNEESVNDYEE; encoded by the coding sequence ATGACAGACAGTTTGAATAATTTTTTAAGTTTTGTATCGACAATTAGAGTACAAGACATTATAGATATACTTATAGTTGCAGTAGCAATATATAAAATATATATACTTATTAAAGAGACCAGGGCTGAACAGCTAATGAAAGGAATTCTAGCAATTTTCTTTTTCTCAATTTTAAGTGATATTTTAAATTTATATACAATTTCCTGGATTTTAAAGAAAGCTTGGACAGCTGGTTTTGTGTTAATAATTGTAGTCTTTCAGCCTGAATTAAGGAGAATGTTAGAGTACATAGGTACAAGTAATATATTTAAAAAATCCTTTGTAGATTTACAATATGAAGTAGCTAAACATAATTCTACTGAGGTTACCCGTGCTGTTGCATCTTTATCGAGACAAAAAATCGGAGCGTTAATCGTATTTGAAAGAAGAACAGGTTTAAATGAGGTAATAGAGACAGGAACTTTATTAAATGCCGTTATATCAAGTGAATTATTAATTAATATATTTATACCAAACACCCCCCTTCATGATGGGGCTGTAATTATTAGAGAGTCTACTATAAAAGCTGCATCATGTTTTTTACCTATGTCTGAAAATCAGTCTATATCTAAGGAACTAGGGACAAGACATAGAGCGGCATTAGGAATTTCAGAAAAGTCAGATAGTTTATCTGTTGTAGTATCTGAGGAAACTGGAACTATTTCAATTGCAGAAAAAGGTGAATTACAAAGATATATTGATGTTGAAACATTGGAAGATATTTTAATGAATTTTTATAGTGTAAATAATGAAGAAAGTGTGAATGACTATGAAGAGTAA
- the glmM gene encoding phosphoglucosamine mutase, producing MGKYFGTDGIRGVANKELTPELAYKVARASAYKLNEDNNKLIIIGKDTRKSGDMLESALVAGYTSMGYDVYLLGVIPTPAVAYLTKYYGAEAGIVISASHNPAEFNGIKYFGSDGFKLPDEVEEEIENIIDNYKEIDIRPIGKDLGIVEFKTDAKDIYLDYLKSRVNLDLTGINISLDCGNGATYEIAPRLFKDLGANVTAIHTEPNGLNINLNCGSTNPEKIEGLVKKSKSDVGFSYDGDGDRLITVDENGNTLDGDHYLAACAFHMKNKGTLKNSGVVGTVMTNIGLDEYLNKIDVELKKSSVGDRYVLEVMRKDGYSLGGEQSGHIIFLDDNTTGDGILSSLKILEVMLESGKKMSELNELMVTYPQVLINAKVSNENKNNYKKDELVLEEIRKLEEKFNGEGRVLIRPSGTEPLVRVMIEGKDQDVLKREAERLVKIIEDRCS from the coding sequence ATGGGAAAATATTTTGGAACTGATGGAATTAGAGGAGTGGCAAACAAGGAATTGACTCCGGAACTAGCGTATAAAGTTGCAAGAGCATCAGCTTATAAATTAAATGAAGATAATAATAAATTAATTATAATTGGAAAAGATACTAGAAAATCAGGAGATATGTTGGAAAGTGCCTTGGTAGCAGGTTATACTTCAATGGGCTATGATGTTTATTTACTTGGGGTAATACCAACGCCGGCAGTTGCATATTTAACTAAATATTATGGTGCAGAAGCGGGAATAGTTATTTCAGCTTCCCATAATCCTGCTGAATTTAATGGAATAAAATATTTTGGCAGTGATGGTTTTAAACTACCGGATGAAGTTGAAGAAGAAATAGAAAATATTATTGATAATTATAAGGAAATTGATATTAGACCAATTGGAAAAGATTTAGGTATAGTTGAATTTAAAACAGACGCAAAGGATATATATTTAGACTATTTGAAATCAAGAGTTAATTTGGATTTAACAGGAATAAATATTTCTCTTGATTGTGGAAATGGAGCAACATATGAAATAGCACCAAGACTATTTAAAGATTTAGGTGCAAATGTTACAGCTATTCACACTGAACCAAATGGACTTAATATTAATTTAAATTGTGGCTCTACAAATCCGGAAAAAATTGAAGGTCTTGTAAAAAAATCAAAATCAGATGTTGGTTTTAGTTATGATGGTGATGGCGATAGACTTATAACTGTTGATGAAAATGGCAATACCTTAGATGGAGACCATTATTTAGCTGCCTGTGCTTTTCATATGAAAAACAAGGGTACTTTAAAGAACTCCGGAGTAGTAGGTACAGTAATGACTAATATTGGTCTAGATGAATATTTAAACAAGATTGATGTAGAATTAAAGAAGTCGTCGGTTGGCGATAGATACGTTTTAGAGGTTATGAGAAAAGATGGATATTCTCTTGGCGGAGAACAATCTGGACATATAATATTCTTAGATGACAATACGACAGGTGATGGAATATTATCTTCTTTAAAAATTCTAGAAGTAATGCTTGAATCCGGTAAAAAAATGTCCGAACTAAATGAATTGATGGTAACCTATCCTCAAGTATTAATAAATGCGAAAGTCTCAAATGAAAACAAAAATAACTATAAAAAGGATGAACTTGTTTTAGAAGAGATAAGAAAATTGGAAGAAAAATTTAATGGTGAAGGAAGAGTATTAATTCGTCCATCAGGAACAGAGCCTTTGGTAAGGGTAATGATAGAAGGCAAAGACCAAGATGTCTTAAAAAGAGAAGCAGAAAGATTAGTTAAAATAATAGAAGATAGGTGTTCTTAG
- a CDS encoding YbbR-like domain-containing protein — protein sequence MKSKLKNNWHLKLISLLFAIGLWYYVVMDKNPTTTANYKNIEVTIRNEDYLTKRNLAIVEPTEPVVNVELRGNIKKLNDIKRSDIIVTADMYGVTGDSAEIDLKYTVPDGVTIVNKSQDKMTFKFDEEVTDKFPVKVETIGELPSNSMQLIEAEAVPKEVKISGFRKEIAKIDKDKVKVTLDLSVITESGKITKDIEVYDKNGDLMKDLIMDKTKATINIYIANSKQVSIKPVIKNEPENFSMSDLKLSKDKVTILGEEKIIKDITEISTEPIDLEGVTGNATLKVKLDLPEGVTLLTGENGEDTIDVQIFTNTEETGISSKRLVKKLSDLQIVNNENNSGILFTNSETDINIDIYGLEDSIKNIKVDDIILSIDVKNLEKGKHEVPIKVESIEGVSNITINPSKVNIEIE from the coding sequence ATGAAGAGTAAATTGAAAAATAATTGGCATTTAAAATTAATTTCTTTATTATTTGCAATTGGACTTTGGTATTATGTTGTAATGGATAAAAATCCTACAACGACAGCAAATTATAAAAACATAGAAGTAACAATAAGGAATGAAGACTATTTAACAAAAAGGAATTTGGCTATTGTTGAACCAACAGAACCAGTTGTAAATGTTGAATTAAGAGGTAATATTAAGAAGTTAAATGATATTAAAAGATCCGACATTATAGTTACTGCAGATATGTATGGGGTAACTGGTGATTCAGCTGAAATTGACTTAAAATATACGGTGCCCGATGGGGTAACTATTGTTAATAAATCTCAAGATAAAATGACCTTTAAATTTGATGAGGAAGTAACGGATAAATTCCCTGTTAAAGTTGAGACAATAGGTGAGCTTCCTTCTAATAGTATGCAGTTAATTGAAGCAGAGGCAGTACCAAAAGAAGTAAAAATAAGTGGATTTAGAAAAGAAATTGCAAAAATAGATAAAGATAAGGTTAAAGTTACATTGGATTTATCTGTTATAACCGAAAGTGGTAAAATTACCAAGGACATTGAGGTATATGATAAAAATGGTGATTTAATGAAGGACTTAATAATGGATAAAACAAAGGCCACTATAAATATTTACATTGCCAATAGTAAACAGGTATCCATAAAGCCGGTTATTAAAAATGAACCTGAGAATTTCTCCATGTCAGATTTAAAATTAAGTAAGGACAAGGTAACAATACTAGGTGAAGAGAAAATAATAAAGGATATTACTGAAATAAGTACAGAGCCAATAGATTTAGAAGGAGTTACTGGTAATGCAACATTAAAAGTGAAATTGGATCTACCAGAAGGAGTTACATTGTTAACAGGAGAAAATGGCGAAGATACTATTGATGTACAAATTTTCACCAATACAGAAGAAACAGGAATTAGCAGTAAAAGACTTGTAAAAAAACTTTCAGATTTACAAATAGTAAATAATGAAAATAATAGTGGTATTTTATTTACAAATAGTGAAACAGATATTAATATAGACATTTATGGTTTAGAAGATAGTATAAAAAATATTAAAGTAGATGATATTATTTTAAGTATTGATGTTAAAAACTTAGAAAAAGGAAAACATGAGGTACCTATTAAAGTTGAAAGTATAGAAGGAGTAAGTAATATAACAATAAATCCTTCTAAAGTAAATATTGAAATAGAGTAA
- the lpdA gene encoding dihydrolipoyl dehydrogenase, which produces MPKIVVIGAGPGGYEAAIRAAQLGADVVLIEKGKSGGTCLNIGCIPTKTLWKTAELYEQVKHSSEFGINLENPSINMPSVKERKDYVVNRMNTGVDFLVQSYPNIEYIEGTASFKDDNTVIVKTADGEKEVSGDNFIIATGSAPLIPGFEGSRLDNVITSTELLDLDYLPKSLVIIGTGVIGMEFASIYTSFGTDVTVIGSDLLKAADGEVTKRIQSIFKQKGMKIQKGYRASKIEKTENGLKVVAENKKGKVIEAEGELVLLAIGRVPYTEGLNLEEIGVETNRGGVVVDSNLKTNKPNIYAIGDCIAGNTQLAHIASAQGLNLVEYLMGNTPHIVMDVVPAATFTLPEIAQVGKTEEELKEEGIEYDKSKFLFSGNGKAVSMGETDGFVKILASKDHEKILGVHVFGPHANDIVHLGALAMANDLSVAALNRTIFAHPTLSETFMEAAHGLEGASIHSANVGRK; this is translated from the coding sequence ATGCCTAAGATAGTAGTTATTGGTGCTGGACCTGGTGGATATGAAGCAGCTATTAGAGCTGCTCAGCTAGGTGCAGATGTAGTTTTAATAGAAAAAGGGAAATCCGGTGGTACTTGTTTAAACATAGGTTGTATTCCAACTAAAACTCTATGGAAAACAGCAGAACTATACGAGCAAGTAAAACACTCTTCTGAATTTGGAATAAATTTAGAAAACCCTTCAATAAATATGCCATCAGTAAAAGAGAGAAAAGATTATGTAGTTAATAGAATGAACACAGGAGTTGACTTCTTAGTACAATCCTATCCAAATATAGAATATATTGAAGGAACTGCTAGTTTTAAAGATGATAATACGGTTATTGTTAAAACAGCAGATGGGGAAAAAGAAGTTTCTGGAGATAATTTTATTATTGCTACAGGATCTGCTCCTCTAATTCCGGGATTTGAAGGTTCAAGACTGGATAATGTAATAACCAGTACAGAATTATTAGATTTGGATTATTTACCAAAAAGTCTAGTAATAATTGGAACCGGAGTAATTGGAATGGAGTTTGCTAGTATTTATACTTCTTTTGGTACAGATGTAACAGTAATTGGTTCAGACTTACTAAAAGCAGCTGATGGTGAAGTAACTAAGAGAATTCAATCTATATTCAAGCAAAAAGGTATGAAAATACAAAAGGGATATAGAGCTAGTAAAATAGAAAAAACAGAAAATGGTTTAAAAGTTGTTGCTGAAAATAAAAAAGGAAAAGTTATTGAAGCAGAAGGCGAATTAGTATTACTTGCAATTGGTAGAGTACCTTATACTGAAGGTTTAAATCTTGAGGAAATAGGCGTAGAAACCAATAGAGGTGGAGTAGTAGTAGATTCTAACTTAAAAACCAATAAACCAAATATTTATGCAATAGGAGATTGTATTGCAGGAAATACTCAACTTGCTCATATAGCATCAGCTCAAGGGTTGAATTTAGTTGAATATTTAATGGGCAACACACCTCATATTGTTATGGATGTAGTTCCGGCAGCAACATTTACCTTACCTGAAATAGCACAGGTTGGTAAAACTGAGGAGGAACTAAAAGAAGAGGGAATAGAGTATGACAAATCCAAATTCTTATTCTCTGGAAATGGAAAAGCCGTTTCTATGGGAGAAACTGATGGATTTGTAAAAATTCTAGCTTCAAAGGATCATGAAAAAATTCTTGGAGTTCATGTATTTGGACCTCATGCAAATGATATAGTACATTTAGGCGCTTTAGCAATGGCTAATGACTTATCTGTTGCAGCTTTAAATAGAACTATATTTGCTCATCCAACTTTAAGTGAAACATTTATGGAGGCAGCTCACGGTTTAGAAGGAGCATCAATTCATAGTGCTAATGTTGGAAGAAAATAA
- a CDS encoding GatB/YqeY domain-containing protein — protein sequence MSFLSELRKDKMKAMKEKDRDRVNVITLLMSSISLAEKENKKELTDEEALVFVQKELKQLKDTLEATPDNRQDIIDETKRRIDIIEGYLPKQMTEEELTEIILNIIDEKDLEKTKKNKGIIIKEVLGKYKGKTDGKTVNLVIDKILE from the coding sequence ATGAGTTTTTTAAGTGAATTAAGAAAAGACAAAATGAAAGCTATGAAAGAAAAAGATAGGGACAGAGTAAATGTTATTACATTGTTAATGTCATCAATATCTTTAGCAGAAAAAGAAAATAAAAAGGAATTAACCGATGAAGAGGCTTTGGTTTTTGTTCAAAAAGAGTTAAAACAATTAAAAGATACTTTAGAAGCTACTCCGGACAATAGACAGGATATTATTGATGAAACTAAAAGAAGAATTGATATAATTGAAGGTTATCTTCCAAAACAAATGACAGAAGAGGAGTTAACAGAAATAATACTAAATATAATAGATGAAAAAGATTTGGAAAAGACAAAAAAGAACAAGGGCATTATTATTAAAGAGGTTTTAGGAAAATATAAAGGTAAGACAGACGGTAAAACTGTAAATTTAGTAATAGATAAAATATTAGAATAA
- the mnmA gene encoding tRNA 2-thiouridine(34) synthase MnmA: MTRRVILGMSGGVDSSVSALLLQKQGYEVAGATMNMIPEGNLFKEKYCSLANATEEAKLVAKDLGIEHYIIDLKQEFDKNIIESFVREYSLGYTPNPCIRCNKYIKFGEFLKETKKLGGDYISTGHYAKVEYDKDRERYLLKKAKDSKKDQTYFLYNLKQEILKEVLFPLGDLTKDEVRDIGEKSGIFTYSKKDSEEICFINKDDHGNFIKTRNPELIGVGNFIDEEGNVLGEHKGIVYYTIGQRRGLGIALGKRVFVSKINPKTKEITLSDDESLYKSRIELKDYNLISLDDILEPLEVTAKIRHGVNEYKALVTKKDDKLFLEFEKPVRAPSRGQSAVMYNGDIVVGGGIIENVW; the protein is encoded by the coding sequence ATGACAAGAAGAGTAATATTAGGTATGAGCGGTGGCGTTGATAGCTCAGTTTCAGCGTTACTTTTACAAAAACAAGGATATGAGGTTGCCGGTGCAACTATGAATATGATTCCGGAAGGAAATTTATTTAAAGAAAAATATTGTTCGCTAGCTAATGCTACTGAAGAGGCAAAATTAGTAGCAAAGGACTTAGGAATAGAGCATTATATTATAGATTTAAAGCAAGAATTCGATAAAAATATTATTGAAAGCTTTGTAAGGGAATATTCCTTAGGATATACTCCAAACCCTTGTATTAGATGTAATAAATATATTAAATTTGGTGAATTTTTAAAAGAAACTAAAAAACTAGGTGGAGATTATATTTCTACTGGCCATTATGCAAAAGTGGAATATGATAAAGATAGGGAAAGATATTTATTAAAAAAAGCCAAAGATTCAAAAAAGGACCAAACATATTTTTTATATAATTTAAAACAAGAAATATTAAAGGAAGTTTTATTTCCTTTAGGAGATTTAACAAAGGATGAAGTAAGGGATATTGGAGAAAAAAGTGGAATATTTACCTATAGCAAAAAAGACAGTGAAGAGATTTGTTTTATAAATAAAGATGATCATGGTAATTTTATAAAAACAAGAAATCCTGAATTAATCGGTGTAGGAAATTTCATAGATGAAGAGGGAAATGTTCTAGGGGAACATAAGGGCATTGTATACTATACTATTGGTCAAAGAAGAGGACTGGGAATTGCTTTAGGTAAAAGGGTATTTGTAAGTAAAATAAATCCTAAAACAAAGGAAATTACCTTATCTGATGATGAGTCCTTATACAAGAGTCGTATAGAATTAAAGGATTATAATTTAATTTCTCTTGACGATATTTTAGAGCCATTAGAAGTTACTGCGAAAATTAGACATGGTGTAAATGAATATAAAGCCCTAGTGACTAAGAAAGATGATAAATTATTTTTAGAGTTTGAAAAACCTGTTAGAGCTCCTTCTAGAGGACAATCTGCTGTAATGTACAATGGAGATATTGTTGTAGGAGGAGGAATAATAGAAAATGTCTGGTAA
- a CDS encoding DegV family protein: protein MKDYILIADSSCDLNKKLNKEVKVELVPFNIDVSGETFVDDGKTDLKKFMKNVDESKKAPSTAAPSPNLFMEKFKEKKEIFIITISSKLSATYNNAILAKNMFLEEKEAKIHVFDSKSASSGETLIALKIKEYIDNGLKFEEIVDKVEEFIENMKTFFILDKFDTLVKNGRMSKFTGTIAKALSFKPVMCANNGEIGVFAKTRGYNNAANKLIDTIAETYDNFENRTLIIAHCEAGDRAKNLKNNIAKRCNFKNIEIVETGMLSSVYANTGGVIVAF, encoded by the coding sequence ATGAAAGATTATATTTTAATAGCCGATTCAAGCTGTGACCTAAATAAAAAATTGAATAAAGAGGTAAAAGTTGAATTAGTTCCTTTTAATATTGATGTTAGTGGAGAAACTTTTGTTGATGATGGTAAAACCGATTTAAAAAAATTCATGAAAAATGTTGACGAAAGTAAAAAAGCACCAAGTACTGCAGCACCTTCTCCAAATCTATTTATGGAGAAATTCAAAGAAAAAAAAGAAATATTCATAATAACAATTTCTTCAAAATTAAGTGCAACTTATAATAATGCTATTTTAGCTAAAAATATGTTTTTAGAGGAAAAAGAAGCAAAAATTCACGTATTTGACAGTAAAAGTGCTTCATCCGGAGAAACCTTAATAGCTTTAAAAATAAAAGAATACATTGACAATGGCCTTAAATTTGAAGAAATAGTAGATAAAGTTGAAGAATTTATAGAAAATATGAAAACTTTTTTTATATTAGATAAGTTCGATACATTAGTTAAAAATGGTAGAATGTCAAAATTTACAGGAACAATAGCAAAGGCGCTGTCGTTTAAACCTGTAATGTGTGCTAATAATGGGGAAATAGGAGTTTTTGCTAAAACTAGAGGATATAATAATGCTGCAAATAAATTAATTGACACTATTGCAGAGACCTATGATAATTTTGAAAATAGAACATTAATAATAGCCCATTGTGAAGCAGGGGACAGGGCTAAAAACTTAAAAAACAATATAGCTAAAAGATGTAATTTTAAAAACATAGAAATTGTTGAAACAGGAATGCTTTCATCTGTATATGCAAATACAGGTGGAGTAATAGTAGCTTTTTAG
- a CDS encoding molybdopterin-binding protein — MKKIKTQDAIGHVLPHDMTRIVKDEYKGPAFKKGHVIKEEDIPLLLEMGKEHIYVLEKDENMIHENDAAKILANICINDYMEMTDVQEGKIEIKATEDGFFEVDTDRLFELNYLGDIAIATRTGNLPVKKGDVLAGTRIIPLLIEKNQLEEAEKIKNGVPIFKITPFRKLKGGIVTTGSEVYNNRIVDKFTPVVKDKLKEYNVELIHHEICDDKTEMIKNAIMKIKEMGADVILCTGGMSVDPDDLTPAAIKESGANIIAYGAPTLPGSMFLVGYFDDDTAIMGLPGCVMYTKTTVFDILFPYVIAGKKITREQIARLGYGGYCLKCETCHYPNCEFGKGV, encoded by the coding sequence ATGAAAAAAATTAAAACTCAAGATGCAATAGGCCACGTATTGCCACATGATATGACTAGAATTGTAAAAGATGAATATAAAGGACCTGCTTTTAAAAAGGGACATGTAATAAAAGAAGAGGATATTCCTCTTTTATTGGAAATGGGAAAAGAACATATTTATGTATTGGAAAAAGATGAAAACATGATACATGAAAATGATGCTGCAAAAATATTAGCAAACATATGTATAAATGATTACATGGAAATGACCGATGTACAGGAAGGTAAAATAGAAATAAAAGCGACAGAGGACGGTTTCTTTGAAGTGGACACAGATAGGCTATTTGAATTAAATTATTTAGGTGACATAGCTATAGCAACTAGAACTGGAAATTTACCAGTTAAAAAGGGAGATGTTCTTGCTGGCACAAGAATTATTCCATTATTAATAGAGAAAAATCAGTTAGAAGAAGCTGAAAAAATTAAAAATGGAGTTCCTATTTTTAAAATTACTCCCTTTAGAAAACTTAAAGGCGGTATAGTCACAACTGGTTCAGAAGTTTATAATAATAGAATAGTAGATAAATTTACTCCAGTAGTAAAGGATAAATTAAAGGAATATAATGTTGAATTAATTCATCATGAAATATGTGATGATAAGACTGAAATGATAAAAAATGCAATTATGAAAATTAAAGAAATGGGAGCAGATGTAATTCTTTGTACCGGTGGAATGAGCGTTGACCCAGATGATTTAACGCCGGCTGCAATAAAGGAAAGTGGAGCAAATATTATAGCCTATGGAGCTCCTACGCTTCCAGGTTCGATGTTTTTAGTAGGCTATTTTGATGATGATACGGCAATTATGGGATTACCGGGCTGTGTTATGTATACAAAAACAACTGTCTTTGATATACTTTTTCCATATGTAATTGCAGGTAAAAAAATTACTAGAGAACAAATAGCTCGTTTAGGATATGGTGGCTATTGTTTAAAATGTGAAACTTGTCATTATCCTAATTGTGAGTTTGGAAAGGGAGTTTAG